A genomic stretch from Moraxella nasicaprae includes:
- the folD gene encoding bifunctional methylenetetrahydrofolate dehydrogenase/methenyltetrahydrofolate cyclohydrolase FolD yields MSLVLDGKALASNIENELRTRVERLKQTTGRTPILATILVGDDPASATYVRMKGNACKRVGMDSIRVEMPQETTTEQLLAKIDELNANPDVHGILLQHPVPAQIDERACFDRISLTKDVDGVTCLGFGRMAMGEPAYGSCTPQGIMHLLEHHQIELAGKHAVVVGRSAILGKPMAMMLLNANCTVTICHSKTVNLAEHIRQADIVVGAVGVPELIKKDWIKTGAVVVDAGFHPTDEGGCGDIELDGIQEIASAYTPVPGGVGPMTINTLIRQTVEAAEAKVQS; encoded by the coding sequence ATGTCATTGGTATTGGACGGAAAAGCACTGGCAAGCAACATCGAAAACGAACTACGCACTCGTGTTGAACGCCTCAAACAGACCACAGGACGCACGCCCATTTTGGCGACCATCTTGGTGGGCGATGACCCAGCGTCAGCGACTTATGTGCGTATGAAAGGCAATGCCTGCAAGCGAGTCGGTATGGACAGCATTCGTGTTGAGATGCCCCAAGAGACGACCACAGAGCAACTGCTTGCCAAGATTGATGAGCTTAATGCCAATCCAGATGTGCATGGCATTTTGTTACAGCACCCTGTACCTGCTCAGATTGATGAGCGAGCCTGCTTTGATCGTATCAGCCTAACCAAAGATGTGGACGGTGTAACTTGCTTGGGCTTTGGGCGTATGGCGATGGGCGAGCCTGCCTACGGTTCTTGCACGCCGCAGGGTATCATGCACCTATTAGAGCATCATCAGATTGAGCTGGCTGGCAAGCACGCTGTCGTGGTTGGTCGTAGTGCCATCTTAGGCAAGCCGATGGCGATGATGTTGCTTAATGCTAACTGTACCGTTACCATCTGCCATTCTAAGACGGTCAATCTTGCCGAGCATATCCGCCAAGCCGACATCGTGGTCGGGGCGGTTGGGGTGCCAGAACTCATCAAAAAAGATTGGATTAAGACAGGAGCGGTCGTGGTCGATGCAGGTTTCCACCCAACCGATGAGGGCGGCTGTGGCGATATTGAGCTTGATGGTATTCAGGAGATTGCCTCAGCATACACGCCTGTACCAGGTGGGGTAGGGCCGATGACCATCAATACCCTGATTCGTCAGACGGTCGAAGCTGCCGAGGCAAAAGTGCAATCATGA
- the hpt gene encoding hypoxanthine phosphoribosyltransferase, giving the protein MISAEQIAQRVKELGDAINAHYANSDKELVLVGLLRGSVLFMADLCRQINKSHEIDFMTVSSYINKSTVSSGDVKIIQDLDSEIAGKDVLIVEDIIDSGRTLSKVMEILHTRNPNSINICTLVSKPSRRVIDLPVQFLGFEVEDKFIVGYGLDYDQKYRHLPFIGEIGL; this is encoded by the coding sequence ATGATTTCTGCTGAGCAAATCGCCCAGCGTGTCAAAGAATTAGGCGATGCCATCAACGCCCACTATGCCAATAGCGATAAAGAGCTGGTGCTGGTTGGCTTGTTGCGTGGCTCGGTGCTGTTTATGGCAGATTTGTGCCGTCAAATCAACAAGTCGCACGAGATTGACTTTATGACGGTGTCAAGCTATATCAACAAGTCCACCGTATCTAGTGGCGATGTTAAGATTATCCAAGATTTAGACAGCGAGATTGCTGGCAAAGATGTACTAATTGTCGAAGACATCATTGATTCTGGTCGTACGCTATCTAAGGTAATGGAAATCCTACACACTCGCAACCCAAACTCTATCAACATCTGTACGCTGGTATCCAAGCCGTCTCGCCGTGTGATTGACTTGCCTGTGCAGTTTTTAGGCTTTGAGGTTGAGGACAAATTCATCGTTGGCTATGGACTGGATTACGACCAAAAATACCGCCATCTACCATTCATTGGCGAGATTGGTCTGTGA
- a CDS encoding serine hydrolase domain-containing protein, producing the protein MIDWQDFDELLALTQFDDAPCGGALAIYHQGKQVVNTATGLALPDMAWTTDTLSVNFSIGKGVMATLIAILVSKGMLDYQMPIAHYWQAFAKQGKQHIRLIDVLTHTAGLFDVRSVASDTQTLIDWQAMTDLVAQMPTSTPAGQESKHYASAYSALVSGWILGGLVERVTGLSLQAALDEYLAKPLDLVGQLYYGVPSDKLHLIAKPERYFDPQTADAPRRKPTLKPDSDATKQTLGELPVTPLWQQASELTTANINRLYFDTSQMNLVNYKNALMPNGRDGLSYHSDEVLTAVIPAANGVSTANALATIYAMHANDGIWQDQILINAQTLTQMQAIYTDGFDAVMPANMRWRAGFHRVFSLQNASQAYGHMGYNGSVAFCDPSRQLSFAFIHNYDTTMLNDIRQFILSEMALSLV; encoded by the coding sequence ATGATTGACTGGCAAGATTTTGACGAACTATTAGCACTGACTCAGTTTGACGATGCTCCTTGTGGTGGTGCATTGGCGATTTACCATCAAGGCAAGCAAGTGGTGAATACCGCCACAGGGCTTGCTTTACCTGACATGGCGTGGACGACCGATACTTTGTCGGTCAATTTTTCCATCGGTAAAGGCGTGATGGCGACTTTGATTGCCATTTTGGTATCCAAAGGAATGCTAGATTATCAAATGCCCATCGCTCATTACTGGCAAGCATTTGCTAAGCAGGGCAAGCAGCACATTCGCTTGATTGATGTCTTGACGCATACCGCAGGCTTATTTGATGTTCGTTCGGTGGCAAGCGATACCCAGACGCTGATTGACTGGCAGGCGATGACTGATTTGGTGGCACAGATGCCAACCAGCACGCCAGCAGGTCAAGAAAGCAAGCATTATGCCAGTGCGTACAGTGCCTTAGTGTCTGGCTGGATTTTGGGTGGATTGGTTGAGCGTGTAACAGGGCTAAGTTTGCAAGCGGCTCTTGATGAGTATCTTGCCAAGCCTTTGGATTTGGTGGGTCAGCTATACTATGGCGTGCCAAGTGATAAGTTGCATTTGATTGCCAAGCCCGAGCGATATTTTGACCCACAGACAGCAGACGCCCCCAGACGCAAGCCAACCCTAAAACCTGACAGCGATGCCACCAAACAAACCTTAGGCGAGCTACCTGTAACACCACTTTGGCAACAGGCGAGTGAGCTGACCACCGCCAACATCAATCGACTGTATTTTGACACCAGTCAGATGAATTTGGTTAATTATAAAAACGCTCTAATGCCAAATGGGCGAGATGGGCTAAGCTATCATAGCGATGAAGTTTTGACGGCAGTCATTCCTGCGGCAAATGGTGTCTCTACCGCCAATGCGTTGGCAACCATCTACGCCATGCACGCCAATGATGGTATCTGGCAAGACCAAATCCTCATCAATGCCCAGACACTTACTCAGATGCAAGCCATCTATACAGACGGCTTCGATGCTGTGATGCCTGCCAATATGCGTTGGCGAGCTGGATTTCATCGAGTATTTAGCTTGCAAAACGCCAGCCAAGCCTATGGACACATGGGTTATAACGGTTCTGTGGCGTTCTGTGACCCAAGCCGTCAGCTGTCTTTTGCCTTTATTCATAACTACGATACCACGATGCTCAATGATATTCGTCAATTTATTCTATCGGAAATGGCATTAAGTTTGGTATAA
- a CDS encoding MaoC family dehydratase has product MSKKQFDQLPKMHTTYANVIKSLLPSNDKKATTLPDDVYVVDKLVIDQANLQEYRKICGFVDDGRVPATYFAVLSQTLQMNMMAKPNFPFAMLGLVHLENSVTVHRAIFDTQTVSMSVRLDNLRGHDKGQQFDFITSVSVGDELIWEGVSTYLCRQKKSKQPKEQSTAPRPIATPKPEPMAGGVHEVLSIAEDIGRRYAFVSGDFNLIHLHPLSARAFGFPKAIAHGMWSKAKALAILAKTYELPDSYRVDVTFKQPIFLPSQVELISDTPCQIGIEFGIYQADGEKPHLVGSIAYL; this is encoded by the coding sequence ATGTCAAAAAAACAATTTGACCAGTTGCCAAAGATGCACACCACTTACGCCAATGTCATCAAAAGCCTATTGCCAAGTAATGACAAAAAAGCAACTACTTTGCCTGATGATGTCTATGTGGTGGATAAGCTGGTAATTGACCAAGCCAACTTGCAAGAATACCGCAAAATCTGTGGTTTTGTGGACGATGGACGAGTGCCAGCGACTTATTTTGCGGTATTGTCTCAGACTTTGCAGATGAACATGATGGCAAAGCCAAACTTTCCATTTGCGATGCTTGGACTGGTACATCTAGAAAATAGCGTGACGGTACATCGGGCGATTTTTGATACCCAGACAGTCAGTATGTCGGTGCGTTTGGATAATTTGCGTGGACATGACAAAGGGCAGCAGTTTGATTTCATCACCAGCGTATCTGTGGGCGATGAGCTGATTTGGGAGGGGGTATCGACTTATTTGTGTCGTCAAAAAAAATCCAAACAACCCAAAGAGCAATCTACCGCACCACGACCCATCGCCACCCCAAAACCTGAACCAATGGCAGGGGGCGTACATGAAGTGCTGAGCATTGCCGAAGATATTGGCAGACGCTATGCGTTCGTGTCGGGCGATTTTAATTTGATTCATCTACACCCATTGTCAGCAAGGGCTTTTGGCTTTCCAAAGGCAATCGCTCATGGTATGTGGAGTAAGGCAAAAGCATTGGCAATCCTTGCCAAGACCTATGAATTGCCAGATTCTTATCGTGTCGATGTGACTTTTAAACAGCCGATATTTTTACCATCGCAGGTTGAGCTTATCAGCGACACTCCTTGTCAAATCGGTATTGAATTTGGCATTTATCAAGCTGATGGCGAAAAACCGCATTTGGTGGGTAGCATCGCCTATCTATAA
- a CDS encoding 3-oxoacyl-ACP reductase, translating to MSDRYGELMQSSLGRKVAKNLGLPVPMKLDRYEAGQPILRGEVALGLSVGDDEAVRQQLAQILGKLSANISTNQGELLTLASTSLTERLSDENARFKVAIFDATNLKNSDDLKQVYEFFHLIARRIKSSGRIIVIARPDCCTGGDVHFALAQRALLGFVKSVAKEFKKGITAQVLYLQKGAENELEHTLNFFMSAKSAYVSGQPITICQSSYQTNDTLAGKKILVTGASRGIGQAIATILARDGAKVYCLDVPQALPELQKVAGQIGGQALPLDITADDAGEQIVRACGQLDGVVHNAGVTRDKTLANMSEDKWDLVLGINLTAIARINDYLLAHDGLSDAARIVCISSISGIAGNLGQTNYAMSKAGVIGLVEATAKLFKGTHRTINAVAPGFIETKMTGQIPFAIREAGRRMNSMTQGGEPVDVAETIAWLIAPQAGGINGRVVRVCGQSILGA from the coding sequence ATGAGTGACCGTTATGGCGAATTGATGCAGTCTTCTTTGGGTAGAAAAGTTGCCAAAAATCTAGGACTGCCTGTCCCAATGAAACTTGACCGCTATGAAGCAGGTCAGCCGATTTTGCGTGGCGAGGTGGCACTGGGTCTGTCTGTGGGCGATGATGAGGCGGTGCGTCAGCAGTTGGCACAGATTTTGGGCAAGCTATCTGCCAACATTTCCACCAATCAAGGCGAATTATTGACGCTTGCCAGCACCAGCTTAACTGAGCGATTGAGCGATGAGAATGCTCGCTTTAAAGTGGCAATTTTTGATGCCACCAACCTAAAAAACAGCGATGACCTAAAACAGGTTTATGAGTTTTTTCATCTGATTGCTCGTCGTATCAAGTCATCAGGCAGAATCATTGTCATTGCTCGCCCTGATTGTTGCACAGGGGGCGATGTGCATTTTGCCCTTGCTCAAAGAGCGTTGTTGGGTTTTGTTAAGTCGGTTGCCAAAGAGTTTAAAAAAGGCATCACCGCCCAAGTGCTATACCTACAAAAAGGTGCAGAAAACGAACTGGAACACACTTTAAATTTCTTCATGTCAGCAAAATCTGCCTATGTGTCAGGTCAGCCGATTACGATTTGCCAATCATCTTATCAGACCAATGACACTTTGGCTGGCAAAAAAATCCTAGTAACAGGGGCAAGTCGTGGTATCGGTCAAGCCATCGCCACTATCTTGGCACGAGATGGGGCAAAAGTGTATTGTCTTGATGTACCACAAGCCTTGCCAGAGCTACAAAAAGTGGCTGGACAGATTGGCGGTCAGGCATTACCGCTTGACATCACAGCAGACGATGCAGGCGAGCAGATTGTGCGTGCTTGTGGTCAGCTTGATGGTGTGGTGCATAATGCAGGCGTAACTCGTGATAAGACTTTGGCAAACATGAGTGAGGATAAGTGGGATTTGGTGCTAGGCATTAACTTGACTGCCATTGCACGCATCAATGATTATCTATTGGCACACGATGGTCTGTCTGATGCTGCACGCATCGTGTGCATATCGTCCATTTCGGGCATCGCTGGCAATCTAGGTCAGACCAACTATGCAATGAGTAAAGCTGGCGTGATTGGCTTGGTTGAGGCGACTGCCAAACTATTTAAAGGCACTCATCGCACCATCAATGCAGTCGCACCAGGATTTATCGAAACCAAGATGACAGGGCAAATTCCATTTGCCATTCGAGAGGCGGGTCGCCGTATGAACTCGATGACACAAGGGGGCGAACCTGTTGATGTGGCTGAGACGATTGCTTGGCTGATTGCACCACAAGCAGGCGGTATCAATGGTCGTGTGGTGCGTGTTTGCGGTCAGAGTATCTTGGGTGCATGA
- a CDS encoding MFS transporter, whose protein sequence is MNQSGDNHYLSLPQKNNPKKVAIATMTGTTIEYFDNYIYAMATVLVFSEQFFDHSDPVASQIAALYTFAVNLLARPVGAMLFGHYGDTLGRKNALVISLLLMGVSTVVIGLLPTYASIGVWATVLLFLCRTLQGIGLGGEWGGAALVALENAPQSKRGLFTAFPQLGAALGLFLANLVFLGLALGLGKEAVSAWAWRLPFIASACLVMIGLYVRLTLQESAVFDHAKNQDKLHKLPIKQIFTTHKVPFFKAILIAIIGYVQFYMVVIFGQIYAKSSTQLSDFGHAQGLGLPSEQFTMALLFGAVVFAISIVAAGHLCDKLGRKTVLIASTSLIGVFGLCLPMLLAQDGLVYQAVGLYGFIGIGMVLLGANFGPMAVILPELFATQVRYLGASLGFTLAGILGASVATIVAIKLNAQFGLIGVGCYMLVNAVLSLIGLLMVRETKQTTLT, encoded by the coding sequence ATGAACCAATCTGGCGATAATCATTATCTGTCTTTACCCCAAAAAAACAACCCCAAAAAAGTCGCCATCGCTACAATGACTGGCACAACCATTGAGTATTTTGACAACTATATCTATGCAATGGCGACGGTATTGGTGTTTTCTGAGCAATTTTTTGACCATAGTGACCCTGTTGCCAGTCAGATTGCAGCACTTTACACTTTTGCGGTCAATCTGTTGGCACGACCCGTGGGGGCGATGTTGTTTGGGCATTATGGCGATACTTTGGGGCGAAAAAATGCCCTTGTCATTTCACTGCTGTTGATGGGTGTTTCAACGGTGGTGATTGGTCTTTTGCCAACTTATGCCAGCATTGGCGTATGGGCGACAGTATTGCTATTTTTATGTCGTACCTTGCAGGGCATTGGACTTGGTGGCGAATGGGGTGGTGCGGCATTGGTGGCATTGGAAAACGCCCCACAAAGCAAGCGAGGATTATTCACTGCCTTTCCGCAGCTGGGAGCGGCACTAGGTCTGTTTTTGGCGAACTTGGTCTTTTTGGGATTGGCACTTGGCTTAGGTAAAGAGGCGGTCAGTGCTTGGGCGTGGCGATTGCCGTTCATTGCATCTGCTTGCCTTGTGATGATTGGTCTGTATGTGCGTCTTACTCTGCAAGAAAGTGCGGTTTTTGACCATGCAAAAAATCAGGATAAACTACACAAATTGCCCATTAAGCAGATTTTTACAACGCATAAAGTGCCGTTTTTTAAGGCGATTTTGATTGCTATTATTGGCTATGTGCAATTTTATATGGTGGTTATTTTTGGGCAGATTTATGCAAAGAGCAGTACGCAGCTGTCTGATTTTGGGCATGCACAGGGCTTAGGTTTGCCCAGTGAGCAGTTTACGATGGCATTGCTGTTTGGGGCGGTGGTATTTGCCATCAGTATTGTGGCGGCAGGTCATCTGTGTGATAAACTGGGTCGCAAAACTGTCCTAATTGCCAGCACCAGTCTGATTGGTGTGTTTGGGCTGTGTTTGCCGATGTTATTGGCACAAGATGGCTTGGTGTATCAGGCGGTCGGGCTGTATGGTTTTATTGGCATTGGCATGGTTTTGCTTGGGGCAAATTTTGGACCAATGGCGGTGATTTTGCCTGAGTTATTTGCCACGCAGGTGCGTTATCTGGGTGCGTCGCTTGGTTTTACTTTGGCGGGCATTTTGGGGGCAAGTGTAGCAACCATCGTCGCCATCAAGCTTAACGCTCAGTTTGGTCTTATTGGCGTGGGCTGCTATATGCTTGTCAATGCGGTGCTGTCGTTGATTGGTTTATTGATGGTGCGTGAGACTAAGCAGACCACGCTGACCTGA
- the thiE gene encoding thiamine phosphate synthase: MNLSSFDPKILNLYFIAGTQDCRHLAGDRSEHLLNILHQALQAGISCYQFRDKGAFSLQDNPSEQKQLAKECQRLCQRYGVPFILNDMVELAFELGVDGIHVGQGDKSIIDIAQEMPKPMILGLSVNTLEQARYWDSIPQVSYFGTGPIFPTQSKSDQKPAVGIEFPKILRQAGIQKPFVAIGGITHQSAQTLRTYGANGVAIISAITQADNIITAVEQLK; encoded by the coding sequence ATGAATTTGTCATCATTTGACCCCAAAATCCTAAATTTATACTTTATCGCAGGAACACAAGACTGTCGGCATCTAGCAGGCGACCGCAGCGAGCATCTGCTAAATATCCTACATCAAGCCTTGCAAGCAGGAATCAGCTGTTACCAATTTCGAGATAAGGGAGCATTTTCGCTGCAAGATAATCCAAGCGAACAAAAACAACTTGCCAAAGAATGCCAGCGGCTGTGCCAGCGGTATGGCGTGCCGTTTATTCTAAATGACATGGTGGAGCTTGCCTTTGAACTTGGCGTGGACGGCATTCATGTGGGACAGGGGGATAAGTCGATTATTGACATTGCCCAAGAAATGCCCAAACCGATGATTCTGGGTCTGTCGGTCAATACTCTGGAACAGGCTCGATATTGGGATAGCATACCGCAAGTGAGCTATTTTGGCACAGGTCCGATTTTCCCAACCCAATCAAAAAGCGATCAAAAACCTGCTGTCGGCATCGAATTTCCCAAAATTTTGCGACAAGCTGGTATCCAAAAACCTTTTGTGGCAATTGGTGGCATCACACATCAATCCGCTCAGACTTTGCGTACTTATGGAGCAAATGGCGTGGCAATCATCTCTGCCATCACGCAAGCTGACAACATCATAACTGCTGTGGAGCAACTAAAATGA
- the thiD gene encoding bifunctional hydroxymethylpyrimidine kinase/phosphomethylpyrimidine kinase — protein MMYQALTIAGSDSGGGAGIQADLKTFGLCGVFGTSVITAITAQNTKGVFDIHQIPPKTITSQLHAVVDDFSIKACKIGMLGDVASIQAVYDFLVQHKASVGKLIIDPVMIAKGGANLLQENAVTALIKLLPLADVITPNIPEAQVLTGLSISDDDSLQLAIDKLHQMGIKGVIIKGGHRDDEWCRDWVSVGGSRFFVEQRRILQSGTHGTGCSFSACLTAQLAKGVPMMDAIKDAKAFITHAIANPIKVGGGINPVNHWAGADAIKARKHLL, from the coding sequence ATGATGTATCAAGCTCTAACCATCGCAGGGTCGGATTCTGGTGGCGGTGCAGGCATACAGGCAGATTTGAAAACTTTTGGGCTGTGCGGGGTGTTTGGCACTTCGGTGATTACCGCCATCACCGCCCAAAACACCAAAGGTGTGTTTGATATTCATCAGATACCGCCTAAGACCATCACAAGCCAGCTACATGCGGTGGTTGATGATTTTAGTATTAAGGCGTGCAAGATTGGTATGCTTGGCGATGTGGCAAGCATACAGGCGGTGTATGATTTTTTGGTACAGCACAAGGCAAGCGTTGGCAAATTGATTATCGACCCTGTGATGATTGCCAAAGGTGGGGCAAATTTATTACAAGAAAATGCGGTAACGGCATTGATAAAATTATTGCCATTGGCAGATGTCATCACGCCCAACATTCCAGAGGCACAAGTTTTGACAGGATTGAGCATTAGTGATGATGACAGCTTACAGCTTGCCATTGATAAGTTGCATCAAATGGGCATCAAAGGAGTCATCATCAAAGGTGGTCATCGTGATGATGAGTGGTGTCGTGATTGGGTGTCGGTAGGTGGTTCAAGATTTTTTGTGGAGCAAAGACGGATTTTACAGTCAGGGACGCACGGCACTGGTTGTAGTTTTTCAGCTTGCCTGACAGCTCAGCTTGCCAAAGGTGTGCCGATGATGGATGCCATCAAAGACGCTAAGGCATTCATCACGCACGCCATTGCCAACCCCATTAAGGTCGGAGGCGGCATCAATCCTGTCAATCATTGGGCAGGGGCGGACGCCATCAAAGCAAGGAAACATCTGTTATGA
- the thiM gene encoding hydroxyethylthiazole kinase, whose translation MNFQYLSKIRQQNPLVHNITNLVSAHFTANGLLAIGASPFMSSTLDEMSQVPAIADALVINMGALSITQVEAMLVAGKAMNELGKPVVLDPVGAGATAYRQQIAKKLLSEIRFSAIRGNAGEVAFLAGVDWQAKGVDAGCGHADVAMLAKDCANRYGCVVAVSGAVDYVSDGDVVFTINNGTPMFPKITASGCLLAGVCGAFLAVANPSEALQAVVAAAGSYAVAGELVAARLEQTQLGQFYVGLMDCLGAIDDDTVAKFAKIDEYQGGLS comes from the coding sequence ATGAATTTTCAGTATCTATCCAAGATTCGCCAGCAAAACCCTTTGGTGCATAACATCACCAATCTGGTGTCTGCTCATTTTACCGCCAATGGATTGCTTGCCATTGGTGCATCGCCATTCATGTCGTCCACACTTGATGAGATGAGTCAAGTGCCTGCCATTGCCGATGCTTTGGTCATCAATATGGGGGCGTTGAGCATCACACAAGTAGAGGCGATGCTTGTGGCTGGCAAGGCGATGAATGAGCTGGGTAAGCCTGTGGTGCTAGACCCTGTGGGTGCTGGTGCAACTGCTTATCGTCAACAGATTGCCAAAAAACTGCTTAGCGAAATTCGTTTTTCTGCCATTCGTGGCAATGCTGGCGAGGTGGCGTTTTTGGCAGGTGTGGATTGGCAAGCCAAAGGCGTGGACGCTGGCTGTGGTCATGCTGATGTGGCGATGCTTGCCAAAGACTGTGCCAATCGATACGGCTGTGTTGTGGCGGTTAGCGGAGCGGTGGATTATGTCAGTGATGGCGATGTGGTCTTTACCATCAATAATGGCACACCAATGTTTCCCAAGATTACCGCATCTGGCTGTCTTTTGGCTGGCGTGTGCGGTGCATTTTTGGCGGTGGCAAATCCATCTGAGGCATTGCAGGCGGTTGTGGCGGCAGCTGGTAGCTATGCTGTGGCAGGAGAATTGGTGGCAGCTCGATTGGAACAAACCCAGTTGGGGCAGTTTTATGTGGGGCTGATGGATTGTCTTGGGGCGATTGATGATGACACGGTTGCCAAATTTGCCAAGATTGATGAGTATCAAGGAGGATTGTCATGA
- a CDS encoding acetyl-CoA C-acetyltransferase produces the protein MTIKKVAILGGNRIPFARSNGVYADASNIDMLSAALDGLVERFDLADKEIGEVVAGTVLKHSNDLNLTRESLLNTRLSPTTPSYDISQACGTGLQAAFAVANKIALGIIDSGIAGGVDTTSDAPIALGDGVRKSLIRLGNAKTAKDRLTALSTINPKQLLAFPQNGEPRTRLSMGEHQAITALEWNISRAAQDELAYQSHQNLAKAYAEGFFDDLITPYKGLSQDNNLRADTTLEKLASLKPVFGKKNANPTMTAGNSTPLTDGASCVLLASDEWADKHGYKPLAYLTHQQTAAVDFIGKEGLTEGLLMAPAYAVPKMLAKAGLTLQDFDFYEIHEAFASQVLSTLAAWEDENFCKNRLGLDAPLGSIDRTKLNVNGSSLAAGHPFAATGGRILASAAKLLAQKGSGRALISICAAGGQGVTCILER, from the coding sequence ATGACCATCAAAAAAGTCGCCATCTTGGGCGGAAATCGCATTCCCTTTGCTCGTAGTAACGGTGTGTATGCCGATGCCAGCAATATTGATATGTTAAGTGCTGCATTGGACGGTTTGGTTGAGCGGTTTGATTTGGCGGATAAAGAGATTGGCGAAGTTGTTGCTGGCACTGTCCTAAAACACAGCAATGACCTAAATCTTACCAGAGAATCACTGCTCAACACTCGCCTATCGCCAACCACACCAAGCTACGATATCTCCCAAGCGTGCGGTACAGGCTTGCAGGCAGCATTTGCTGTTGCCAACAAAATCGCACTTGGTATCATCGATAGCGGTATTGCAGGCGGGGTGGACACGACTTCGGACGCACCGATTGCCTTAGGCGATGGCGTGCGAAAATCCTTGATTCGACTGGGTAATGCCAAGACCGCCAAAGACCGCCTGACCGCTCTTAGCACCATCAATCCAAAACAACTGCTTGCTTTCCCCCAAAATGGCGAACCACGCACTCGTCTATCGATGGGGGAGCATCAGGCCATTACCGCCCTAGAATGGAACATCAGCCGTGCCGCCCAAGATGAATTGGCTTATCAAAGCCATCAAAATCTTGCCAAAGCCTATGCCGAGGGGTTCTTTGACGACCTAATCACACCATACAAAGGTCTTAGCCAAGATAACAACCTGCGTGCCGATACCACGCTTGAAAAACTTGCCAGCCTAAAACCTGTATTTGGCAAAAAGAATGCCAACCCCACGATGACCGCTGGCAACTCCACCCCATTAACCGATGGTGCATCTTGTGTTTTGCTTGCCAGTGACGAGTGGGCAGATAAACACGGTTATAAGCCCCTAGCCTACCTAACCCATCAGCAAACAGCGGCGGTGGATTTTATTGGTAAAGAAGGCTTGACCGAAGGACTTTTGATGGCACCTGCTTATGCTGTGCCAAAAATGCTTGCTAAGGCTGGTCTGACTTTGCAGGATTTTGATTTTTATGAAATTCACGAAGCCTTTGCATCACAGGTGCTATCGACACTTGCCGCATGGGAAGATGAAAACTTTTGCAAAAACCGCTTGGGTCTAGATGCACCGCTTGGCTCAATCGACCGCACTAAACTCAATGTCAATGGGTCAAGTCTGGCTGCTGGACACCCTTTTGCCGCCACAGGTGGGCGAATCCTTGCCAGTGCTGCCAAACTCCTTGCCCAAAAGGGCTCTGGTCGTGCATTGATTTCTATCTGTGCTGCTGGTGGTCAGGGTGTAACCTGCATCCTAGAACGCTGA